The following are encoded together in the Glycine max cultivar Williams 82 chromosome 8, Glycine_max_v4.0, whole genome shotgun sequence genome:
- the LOC100786936 gene encoding uncharacterized protein isoform X2, whose product MAECVASAFCVKLVTQRRPVRERGFSRQITNLKTFQRKYSRSGCKFVHFSTWKTFDLSVFGTTHLKFTPRLQELPLKCIGLGALVDFNGAKASDLVPVVGQMLLMGSIFLTYMAGVIPVEKSYASYQKTISDKNVFPESSDISGSSAKQNSGFESKYVLNVVREKLLNSLNALANKDYSGDIIVQSAKRPLSLSAVARGPKLRLLWAAFQQVEEEVNSFSISTAVGMDDLFETFYEIIQRSCHSTCTAWLEKEFFLLKGSADKELASMILEKVKGDITIVQSITRSGKKDLYAELLSYLTFGSLREDCYYDSRIFAVHGISILEDLVIALADGVASVYLEFISVDSDVSSKTNSLDMSLCALSTRELQKLRNEVALNQWLYHNMDTVVSMYEDRFDLCILESQPVDVTDSIQTEEQNWWKRLTQQNSKAMSPELHCIDISHFSMPVKRTKELRAVTGWYYIEMQLVN is encoded by the exons atggcAGAATGTGTGGCTTCTGCATTCTGTGTTAAACTGGTTACGCAGAGAAGGCCTGTTAGAGAGAGGGGCTTCTCGCGTCAGATTACAAATCTCAAGACTTTTCAAAG AAAGTATTCCAGAAGTGGATGTAAATTTGTTCACTTTTCTACATGGAAGACATTTGATCTGAGTGTATTTGGGACCACACATTTGAAATTCACTCCTCGTCTTCAGGAACTTCCATTAAAGTGCATTGGTTTAGGGGCTTTGGTTGACTTTAATGGTGCAAAAGCCTCTGATTTGGTTCCAGTTGTTGGCCAGATGCTTTTGATGGGCAGTATATTTCTCACTTATATGGCTGGAGTAATTCCTGTTGAGAAATCTTATGCTAGTTATCAAAAGACTATTTCTGATAAAAATGTGTTTCCTGAAAGCTCAGACATTTCTGGTAG TTCAGCGAAGCAAAATTCTGGTTTTGAGTCAAAGTATGTATTGAATGTGGTGAGAGAAAAACTTTTAAATTCTCTAAATGCTTTAGCTAACAAGGATTATTCTGGAGACATCATCGTTCAATCTGCAAAGAGACCCTTGAGTTTAAGTGCTGTTGCCAGGGGTCCAAAGTTAAGGTTGCTTTGGGCTGCTTTTCAGCAAGTTGAGGAAGAG GTTAATAGTTTCAGCATTTCCACAGCTGTTGGTATGGATGATCTGTTTGAAACgttttatgaaattattcaGAGATCTTGTCACTCTACCTGTACTGCATGGCtggaaaaagaatttttccttcTAAAGGGCAGTGCTGACaag GAACTTGCTTCTATGATACTTGAAAAAGTGAAAGGAGATATCACTATTGTACAGAGCATTACAAGGTCTGGCAAGAAAGATCTGTATGCAGAATTACTTTCATATCTTACTTTTGGTTCTCTCAG GGAGGATTGCTATTATGATTCGCGTATATTTGCTGTGCATGGGATTTCCATTTTAGAAGATTTAGTGATTGCTCTAGCAGATGGGGTTGCAAGCGTATATCTGGAGTTTATTTCAGTTGATAGTGATGTGTCAAGTAAAACCAATAGTTTGGATATGTCATTATGTGCTTTATCCACCAGAGAGCTCCAAAAGTTACGTAATGAG GTGGCTTTGAACCAGTGGTTGTACCACAACATGGACACAGTTGTGTCAATGTATGAGGATCGCTTTGACCTGTGTATTCTTGAGAGCCAACCTGTTGATGTAACAGACAGTATTCAGACCGAAGAGCAAAATTGGTGGAAGAGGCTTACCCAGCAAAATTCAAAAGCAATGTCACCTGAATTACATTGTATTGACATTAGCCATTTCTCAATGCCTGTAAAGCGGACCAAGGAATTAAGAGCTGTGACAGGGTG GTACTACATTGAAATGCAGTTGGTAAATTAA
- the LOC100789083 gene encoding CLAVATA3/ESR (CLE)-related protein TDIF, with the protein MDIEPLWAIGGWSFLSNYCMAEPKASSSSSPISEPFSKSPSFLHFLSLFFILLLLINLSHQPHPSTMASSEKNTKSSESAMPTTSMHPQNTQKSHTPSSTKDAGREFGADAHEVPSGPNPISN; encoded by the coding sequence ATGGATATTGAACCCTTGTGGGCTATTGGGGGGTGgtcttttctttcaaattattGCATGGCAGAACCTAaagcatcatcatcatcatcaccaatCTCAGAACCTTTCTCAAAATCACCCTCTTTTCTTCACTTCCTCTCACTTTTCTTcatcctcctccttctcatcaACCTATCCCACCAACCACACCCTTCTACCATGGCCTCTTCAGAAAAAAACACCAAATCATCAGAATCAGCCATGCCCACCACAAGCATGCACCCTCAGAACACCCAAAAATCCCATACTCCATCTTCTACTAAGGATGCTGGAAGAGAATTTGGTGCTGATGCTCATGAAGTTCCAAGTGGTCCAAACCCtatatcaaattaa
- the LOC100786936 gene encoding uncharacterized protein isoform X1, whose translation MAECVASAFCVKLVTQRRPVRERGFSRQITNLKTFQRKYSRSGCKFVHFSTWKTFDLSVFGTTHLKFTPRLQELPLKCIGLGALVDFNGAKASDLVPVVGQMLLMGSIFLTYMAGVIPVEKSYASYQKTISDKNVFPESSDISGSSAKQNSGFESKYVLNVVREKLLNSLNALANKDYSGDIIVQSAKRPLSLSAVARGPKLRLLWAAFQQVEEEVNSFSISTAVGMDDLFETFYEIIQRSCHSTCTAWLEKEFFLLKGSADKELASMILEKVKGDITIVQSITRSGKKDLYAELLSYLTFGSLREDCYYDSRIFAVHGISILEDLVIALADGVASVYLEFISVDSDVSSKTNSLDMSLCALSTRELQKLRNEVALNQWLYHNMDTVVSMYEDRFDLCILESQPVDVTDSIQTEEQNWWKRLTQQNSKAMSPELHCIDISHFSMPVKRTKELRAVTGWRYYFSLFLELSDITMPLIRAVIDKVSDAISFFLVSLIGRSLGLIYTGIRQSLRWK comes from the exons atggcAGAATGTGTGGCTTCTGCATTCTGTGTTAAACTGGTTACGCAGAGAAGGCCTGTTAGAGAGAGGGGCTTCTCGCGTCAGATTACAAATCTCAAGACTTTTCAAAG AAAGTATTCCAGAAGTGGATGTAAATTTGTTCACTTTTCTACATGGAAGACATTTGATCTGAGTGTATTTGGGACCACACATTTGAAATTCACTCCTCGTCTTCAGGAACTTCCATTAAAGTGCATTGGTTTAGGGGCTTTGGTTGACTTTAATGGTGCAAAAGCCTCTGATTTGGTTCCAGTTGTTGGCCAGATGCTTTTGATGGGCAGTATATTTCTCACTTATATGGCTGGAGTAATTCCTGTTGAGAAATCTTATGCTAGTTATCAAAAGACTATTTCTGATAAAAATGTGTTTCCTGAAAGCTCAGACATTTCTGGTAG TTCAGCGAAGCAAAATTCTGGTTTTGAGTCAAAGTATGTATTGAATGTGGTGAGAGAAAAACTTTTAAATTCTCTAAATGCTTTAGCTAACAAGGATTATTCTGGAGACATCATCGTTCAATCTGCAAAGAGACCCTTGAGTTTAAGTGCTGTTGCCAGGGGTCCAAAGTTAAGGTTGCTTTGGGCTGCTTTTCAGCAAGTTGAGGAAGAG GTTAATAGTTTCAGCATTTCCACAGCTGTTGGTATGGATGATCTGTTTGAAACgttttatgaaattattcaGAGATCTTGTCACTCTACCTGTACTGCATGGCtggaaaaagaatttttccttcTAAAGGGCAGTGCTGACaag GAACTTGCTTCTATGATACTTGAAAAAGTGAAAGGAGATATCACTATTGTACAGAGCATTACAAGGTCTGGCAAGAAAGATCTGTATGCAGAATTACTTTCATATCTTACTTTTGGTTCTCTCAG GGAGGATTGCTATTATGATTCGCGTATATTTGCTGTGCATGGGATTTCCATTTTAGAAGATTTAGTGATTGCTCTAGCAGATGGGGTTGCAAGCGTATATCTGGAGTTTATTTCAGTTGATAGTGATGTGTCAAGTAAAACCAATAGTTTGGATATGTCATTATGTGCTTTATCCACCAGAGAGCTCCAAAAGTTACGTAATGAG GTGGCTTTGAACCAGTGGTTGTACCACAACATGGACACAGTTGTGTCAATGTATGAGGATCGCTTTGACCTGTGTATTCTTGAGAGCCAACCTGTTGATGTAACAGACAGTATTCAGACCGAAGAGCAAAATTGGTGGAAGAGGCTTACCCAGCAAAATTCAAAAGCAATGTCACCTGAATTACATTGTATTGACATTAGCCATTTCTCAATGCCTGTAAAGCGGACCAAGGAATTAAGAGCTGTGACAGGGTG GCGATATTATTTCAGCCTCTTTCTTGAGTTGTCTGACATCACCATGCCTCTAATTAGAGCAGTTATTGATAAAGTGAGTGATGCAATCTCATTCTTTTTAGTTAGCTTGATTGGGAGGTCTTTAGGACTCATTTATACAGGCATTAGACAGTCTCTCAGATGGAAGTGA